A stretch of Paucidesulfovibrio gracilis DSM 16080 DNA encodes these proteins:
- a CDS encoding LysR substrate-binding domain-containing protein has protein sequence MDFRKLEAFCRVYEAHSFSKAGELMHLSQPTISAHIAALEEYLGLPLFDRLGRSVLPTHAGDVLYRESGGVFSLLERAEAELALLRNEVAGALAIGGSTIPANYILPELVARFLAKHAAVRLELRTGDTDQILGLVLDGTLDMAVVGDAPGQRGLIGEPLVSDDLVVVASPEFCLQGEDVLQWPWILREQGSGTLRAFERALVRNGLDPSSLCSRCSVYGTEAAVRMAVAGAGVTVVSARACAQELVQGQLRIVPTTLQHMRRHFYLVWHEARRAFPAATAMKRFLREAGGDASVPEPPC, from the coding sequence ATGGATTTTAGAAAATTAGAAGCTTTTTGTCGGGTCTATGAAGCGCACAGCTTTTCCAAAGCAGGCGAACTGATGCACCTTTCGCAACCGACCATCAGCGCGCACATTGCTGCCTTGGAGGAGTATCTTGGCCTCCCGCTTTTCGACAGGCTGGGGCGAAGCGTGTTGCCCACGCATGCTGGTGATGTGTTGTACCGGGAGAGTGGCGGCGTTTTTTCTCTTCTGGAGCGGGCTGAGGCTGAATTAGCTCTGCTGCGCAACGAGGTAGCGGGTGCCTTGGCTATCGGTGGAAGCACCATTCCGGCCAACTATATTTTACCCGAGCTGGTGGCGCGTTTCTTAGCGAAACACGCGGCTGTTCGCCTGGAGCTGCGTACGGGGGATACGGACCAGATTCTGGGACTTGTGCTTGATGGCACGCTTGATATGGCGGTGGTTGGTGACGCTCCTGGGCAGCGTGGGCTTATTGGGGAACCGTTGGTCTCGGATGACCTGGTTGTTGTCGCTTCCCCCGAGTTTTGCCTCCAGGGCGAAGACGTTCTCCAATGGCCGTGGATTTTGCGGGAGCAAGGTTCGGGAACACTGCGTGCCTTTGAACGCGCACTGGTACGCAATGGTCTTGACCCATCCTCTCTGTGTTCACGTTGCAGTGTCTACGGGACCGAAGCTGCCGTCCGTATGGCGGTTGCCGGAGCCGGTGTGACGGTTGTGTCGGCCCGTGCGTGCGCCCAAGAATTGGTCCAGGGCCAGTTGCGGATTGTCCCTACAACGTTGCAACACATGCGACGCCATTTTTATTTGGTCTGGCACGAGGCAAGGCGGGCGTTTCCGGCGGCCACGGCCATGAAACGCTTCCTGCGCGAGGCAGGCGGTGATGCTTCGGTGCCGGAGCCACCCTGTTGA
- a CDS encoding DMT family transporter codes for MHLSSRTLSVSALLIASVLWASSFIALKVAFRHYDPMVVIFGRMLVATICFLALWKNFRSIKYQKGDWKPLVFMALCEPCLYFIFEALALQYTHASQAGMIVSLLPLIVAVGAHFVLKEHITRRTLAGFVLAVLGTVWLSAGAEADVSAPDPVLGNTLEFLAMVCAAIYMIMLKRMCVRYPPLFLTAVQAVLATVFYFPLLFLPSTAPPASFSLEGVLAIVYLGAFITLGAYGLYNYGASKIPAHQASAFTNTIPVLTLFMAWLILGETLTTDQYLASVLVLCGVVLSQGKGKKIRTELTVEAP; via the coding sequence ATGCACCTCTCTTCGCGGACGCTGTCCGTGTCGGCCCTGCTCATCGCCTCGGTGCTCTGGGCCAGCTCCTTTATCGCGCTCAAGGTGGCGTTTCGTCACTATGATCCAATGGTCGTGATTTTTGGCCGTATGCTCGTGGCCACGATCTGCTTTTTGGCATTGTGGAAAAACTTCCGCTCCATCAAATACCAAAAAGGCGACTGGAAGCCGCTGGTCTTCATGGCCCTGTGCGAACCCTGCCTCTACTTCATTTTCGAAGCACTGGCCCTGCAATACACCCATGCTTCCCAGGCGGGCATGATCGTATCCCTGCTGCCGTTGATCGTGGCCGTAGGCGCCCATTTCGTGCTCAAGGAACACATCACCAGACGCACTCTGGCTGGCTTTGTTCTCGCCGTGCTGGGAACGGTATGGCTCTCGGCCGGGGCGGAAGCCGATGTCTCCGCGCCCGACCCTGTCTTAGGCAACACATTGGAATTCCTGGCCATGGTTTGCGCCGCCATCTACATGATCATGCTTAAACGCATGTGCGTTCGCTACCCGCCCTTGTTCCTTACGGCGGTGCAGGCGGTTTTGGCCACTGTATTCTACTTCCCGCTGCTCTTTCTGCCCAGCACGGCACCACCTGCCAGCTTTTCCCTGGAAGGCGTACTGGCCATTGTGTACCTCGGCGCATTCATCACCCTGGGGGCATACGGACTCTATAACTACGGTGCCAGTAAAATCCCGGCACACCAGGCATCGGCCTTCACCAACACCATTCCCGTGCTGACCCTGTTCATGGCCTGGCTGATCCTTGGGGAAACCTTGACCACAGATCAATATCTGGCTTCGGTGCTGGTGCTTTGCGGCGTGGTTCTCAGTCAAGGGAAGGGCAAAAAAATACGCACCGAGCTTACGGTGGAAGCCCCGTAG
- a CDS encoding Lrp/AsnC family transcriptional regulator: protein MLDDLDKRILNILQKDTRATNAAIGEAVGLSAAAVHGRIKRLEKRGIIRRFTVELDPDALHMQVLAFAQVFLQEMRRSEEAAAAFARIPEVVEVHYTVGEACFLLKLRCPDTASLEHVLTNINDIPPVRATQTIIVLRSGKQQINPPLYVNQIPTLPADAAQE, encoded by the coding sequence ATGCTGGACGATCTTGATAAAAGAATTCTGAACATCCTTCAAAAGGACACCCGCGCCACCAACGCCGCCATCGGCGAAGCCGTGGGCCTTTCCGCAGCAGCTGTCCACGGACGCATCAAGCGTCTGGAAAAACGGGGGATAATCCGCCGATTCACTGTGGAGCTGGATCCGGACGCCCTGCACATGCAGGTTCTCGCCTTTGCGCAGGTGTTTCTCCAGGAAATGCGCCGTTCCGAAGAGGCGGCCGCCGCGTTTGCCCGCATCCCGGAAGTGGTGGAAGTCCACTATACCGTGGGGGAAGCCTGTTTCCTGCTCAAGCTCCGCTGCCCGGACACGGCCAGCCTGGAACACGTCCTGACGAATATCAACGATATTCCACCAGTACGCGCCACCCAGACCATCATCGTGCTCCGCTCCGGCAAACAGCAGATCAATCCCCCGCTGTACGTCAACCAGATACCGACCCTGCCTGCCGACGCCGCTCAGGAGTAG
- a CDS encoding thermonuclease family protein, which produces MRLICLFLVASLCVVAPEALSKDKTYGHLRAQVRRVVDGDTIVVNIPDYPAIVGQDIPVRLAGCDTPELRDKRPEIRRLARLAKEHVCRTLGNNATVELRNIRRGKYFRLVAEVYVNGQSLAGMLIQNGLGKTYQGGTRCW; this is translated from the coding sequence ATGCGGCTGATCTGCCTCTTCCTGGTTGCTTCGCTTTGCGTCGTGGCCCCGGAAGCGTTGTCAAAAGACAAAACATACGGACACCTCCGCGCCCAGGTCCGGCGTGTGGTGGATGGCGATACCATCGTGGTGAATATTCCGGACTATCCCGCCATTGTGGGGCAGGACATCCCCGTCCGCCTCGCCGGGTGCGATACCCCGGAATTGCGGGACAAACGGCCCGAAATACGCCGCCTGGCCCGATTGGCCAAAGAGCATGTGTGTCGCACACTGGGGAACAATGCCACGGTAGAATTGCGCAATATCCGGCGTGGCAAATACTTCCGCTTGGTGGCCGAAGTCTACGTTAACGGGCAAAGCCTTGCCGGAATGCTCATCCAAAACGGCCTGGGCAAAACATACCAGGGAGGCACGCGCTGCTGGTGA
- a CDS encoding 1,4-dihydroxy-6-naphthoate synthase → MQRRLDFGISPCPNDTFIFGGLALERVPCAAGEPVFHLADVEELNRWAATGEPAVCKVSVAAAADLLDRYVILRAGGALGWGVGPLLVASKPAQASLNKLCGSVAVPGMRTTATLLFCMLAREKALDVTLQEMIYHQVMPVVASGECSAGLVIHEGRFVLQQHGLVALQDMGEWWEQRTGLPLPLGCIVARRDLGNERLHALNTAIQRSLAYADGAEDVWSYIREHAQEMDESVIKQHVRTFVTDYSRDLGTEGEEALGTLLREAVRLRGCSLHTLPWILPA, encoded by the coding sequence ATGCAACGCAGGCTTGATTTTGGTATTTCTCCCTGCCCCAATGACACATTTATCTTCGGCGGATTGGCTTTGGAGCGGGTTCCGTGTGCCGCCGGAGAGCCGGTTTTCCACCTGGCCGACGTGGAAGAGTTGAACCGGTGGGCTGCGACTGGTGAGCCTGCGGTGTGCAAGGTTTCCGTGGCAGCGGCCGCGGATTTGCTGGACCGGTACGTTATTTTACGGGCCGGAGGGGCGTTGGGCTGGGGTGTTGGGCCGCTCTTGGTGGCGTCCAAGCCGGCGCAGGCTTCACTGAACAAGCTGTGCGGCTCCGTGGCCGTGCCGGGGATGCGGACAACGGCTACCTTGCTGTTTTGCATGCTTGCACGGGAAAAAGCGCTGGATGTGACGCTGCAGGAGATGATTTATCATCAGGTCATGCCCGTGGTGGCCTCGGGGGAATGCTCGGCCGGACTCGTTATTCACGAAGGCCGGTTCGTACTACAGCAGCACGGATTGGTGGCCCTTCAGGATATGGGGGAATGGTGGGAGCAGCGCACCGGGCTGCCACTGCCGCTGGGTTGTATCGTGGCCCGGCGTGACTTGGGGAACGAGCGGCTGCATGCACTGAACACGGCCATTCAGCGCAGTCTCGCCTATGCCGATGGGGCGGAAGATGTTTGGTCGTATATCCGCGAACATGCACAGGAAATGGACGAAAGCGTGATCAAGCAGCACGTCCGGACGTTTGTGACGGATTATTCGCGGGACTTGGGCACTGAGGGCGAAGAGGCTTTGGGGACGCTGCTGCGGGAAGCCGTCCGTCTTCGCGGATGTTCCCTGCACACGCTTCCGTGGATATTACCTGCGTAG
- a CDS encoding menaquinone biosynthetic enzyme MqnA/MqnD family protein, with the protein MSAARSLLRLGKIGYRNVLPIYHPLEQGMVKHDLEIVSGVPAELNEMMRQGELHLSANSSIEYARRPERYLLVPDLAIGCHGPVQSVLLLTREPVTTLDGQKVLVSAQTHTSAALLRILLDQRYKVDARFQTGDATLQLSQGIRPPGILAIGDEALELRRHQAYPHVYDLGQEWLEWTGLPFIFGVWIVLRSAWQEHRVSLQRAMRQLLSAKQWGQEHLSDLCGLAAQDSSLDTLEMCSYFNGLSYNLRERELQGLHRFFGMLEHSGQIQKVPDLNFASLN; encoded by the coding sequence ATGAGCGCTGCCCGCTCCCTGCTCCGACTTGGCAAAATCGGGTATCGCAACGTGTTGCCCATCTACCACCCCCTGGAACAGGGCATGGTAAAACACGACCTGGAAATCGTTTCCGGTGTCCCGGCAGAACTCAATGAGATGATGCGCCAGGGCGAACTGCACCTTTCCGCCAATTCCAGCATTGAATATGCCCGTAGGCCGGAACGCTACCTTCTGGTGCCGGACCTGGCCATCGGCTGCCATGGCCCGGTGCAGAGCGTGCTGCTGCTCACGCGTGAGCCGGTCACAACCCTTGATGGGCAAAAGGTGCTGGTCAGCGCACAGACGCACACCTCGGCCGCCCTGTTACGCATCCTTCTGGACCAACGATACAAAGTGGACGCCCGGTTTCAGACGGGTGACGCGACCCTCCAACTCTCCCAAGGCATCCGGCCTCCCGGCATCCTTGCCATCGGAGATGAAGCATTGGAATTACGCCGCCATCAGGCGTATCCCCATGTCTACGACCTGGGGCAGGAATGGTTGGAATGGACCGGGCTTCCGTTTATTTTCGGTGTGTGGATCGTGCTGCGAAGCGCCTGGCAGGAACACCGCGTCTCCTTGCAGCGGGCCATGCGGCAACTCCTCTCCGCAAAGCAGTGGGGGCAGGAGCATCTTTCGGATCTTTGTGGACTGGCAGCCCAGGATTCCAGCTTGGACACCCTGGAAATGTGCTCCTATTTCAACGGACTCTCCTATAATCTCCGGGAACGGGAACTCCAGGGATTGCACCGATTCTTCGGCATGCTGGAGCATTCCGGCCAGATCCAAAAGGTTCCGGACCTCAATTTCGCTTCCCTGAATTGA
- the rpsK gene encoding 30S ribosomal protein S11 produces the protein MAKPRRSAKKREKKNVPVGLAHIKATFNNTIITFTDMKGNVVSWASAGASFKGSRKSTPFAAQIAAENAAKVARDNGMRTVGVFVKGPGSGREAAMRAIGAAGFKVNFIRDITPIPHNGCRPPKRRRV, from the coding sequence ATGGCGAAACCCAGGCGTTCCGCAAAGAAAAGAGAAAAGAAGAACGTACCTGTGGGCCTGGCCCACATTAAGGCTACGTTCAATAATACGATCATCACCTTCACCGACATGAAGGGCAACGTGGTCAGTTGGGCCAGTGCTGGAGCTTCCTTCAAGGGTTCCCGCAAAAGCACCCCCTTTGCCGCCCAGATTGCCGCTGAAAACGCCGCTAAGGTCGCTCGCGACAACGGCATGCGCACTGTGGGCGTGTTTGTGAAGGGTCCGGGGTCCGGCCGTGAAGCCGCCATGCGCGCCATCGGCGCCGCCGGTTTCAAGGTCAACTTCATCCGTGACATCACCCCGATCCCCCACAATGGCTGCCGGCCGCCCAAGCGCCGCCGCGTCTGA
- the yjgA gene encoding ribosome biogenesis factor YjgA, with amino-acid sequence MDDTLFSKSRSQKKRDSKELQAMGEQLAALTREELRPLDLPVDLLTALDELRTLSKHEAKRRQAQFVGKLMRGIDPEPIRDFLSSRGQAKAEADSAFHEVERLREKLLQGEDAPLDAFFDAHPQADRQHLRQLVRNARLELAKGKPPKNSRALFRALRETMQNQD; translated from the coding sequence ATGGACGATACCCTCTTTTCCAAAAGTCGATCCCAAAAAAAACGGGACTCCAAGGAACTGCAAGCCATGGGCGAACAGCTGGCCGCCCTGACGCGTGAAGAATTGCGCCCTTTGGATCTTCCGGTCGACCTACTCACTGCCCTGGACGAGCTGCGGACGCTTTCAAAACATGAGGCCAAACGGCGGCAAGCCCAATTCGTGGGCAAACTCATGCGCGGAATTGATCCGGAACCGATCCGCGATTTTCTGAGCAGCCGTGGCCAGGCCAAGGCTGAAGCGGACAGCGCATTTCATGAGGTGGAACGACTGCGGGAGAAACTGCTGCAAGGCGAAGACGCCCCATTGGATGCTTTTTTCGATGCCCATCCCCAAGCTGATCGGCAACATCTGCGCCAACTGGTTCGCAACGCACGCCTGGAGCTTGCCAAGGGCAAACCGCCCAAAAACAGCCGCGCCCTGTTTCGCGCCCTGCGCGAGACCATGCAAAACCAAGATTGA
- the rpsD gene encoding 30S ribosomal protein S4: MARYTEAKCRICRREGQKLFLKGDRCYTDKCAYERRPYAPGAAGRNMRRKMSDYAIQLREKQKVRRMYGILEGQFHRYFERADAMKGVTGTNLLVMLERRLDNVVYRLGFANSRTQARQLVRHGAFAVNGRRVDVPSFLVRAEDIIEVREKSRKIPVIAEAQDVIARRGCPDWLESDGAAFKGTVKAMPKREDIQFPINEQLIVELYSK, encoded by the coding sequence TTGGCTCGCTACACTGAAGCTAAATGCCGCATTTGCCGCCGCGAGGGACAAAAACTGTTTCTCAAAGGCGATCGTTGCTATACGGACAAGTGCGCTTACGAGCGCCGTCCCTACGCTCCCGGTGCTGCCGGGCGCAATATGCGCCGCAAGATGAGCGACTACGCCATCCAGCTGCGTGAAAAACAAAAGGTCCGCCGGATGTACGGCATCCTCGAAGGCCAGTTCCATCGTTATTTCGAGCGCGCCGACGCCATGAAAGGCGTCACCGGCACCAACCTGTTGGTCATGCTGGAACGCCGTCTCGACAACGTGGTCTATCGCCTCGGATTTGCCAACTCCCGCACCCAGGCCCGTCAGCTGGTTCGCCACGGCGCTTTTGCCGTGAACGGCCGTCGTGTGGATGTGCCTTCCTTCCTGGTTCGCGCCGAAGATATTATCGAGGTTCGCGAAAAGTCCCGGAAGATCCCTGTGATCGCCGAGGCCCAGGATGTGATCGCCCGCCGCGGCTGCCCCGATTGGCTGGAAAGCGACGGAGCCGCCTTCAAGGGAACCGTGAAGGCCATGCCCAAGCGCGAGGACATTCAGTTCCCGATCAACGAGCAGCTCATTGTCGAGCTGTACTCCAAGTAA
- a CDS encoding DNA-directed RNA polymerase subunit alpha, with translation MLVQDGDRLINTRNWSELVKPEQLVRDPKSTETYGKFVCEPLERGFATTIGNALRRVLLSSLQGAGIVAARIEGVQHEFTTIEGVMEDVTEVVLNLKSVRLAMRTDEPQILVLEADKKGPVTASMIAENQNVQVLSKDQLIATLSEDKSLKMELEVRMGKGYVPAELHEGLTEDIGLITMDASYSPVRKVAYTVEQARVGQMTNYDKLILEVWTDGSVSPEDAVAYSAKILKDQLSVFINFDEMSSAQQPDDEDTVNLNPNLFKSIDELELSVRATNCLKAANIQLVGELVQRSEQQMLKTKNFGRKSLDEIRRVLDSMGLKFGMVIEDFDKKQQEWLKRKEKNEA, from the coding sequence ATGCTTGTTCAAGACGGTGACAGACTTATCAACACGCGGAACTGGTCCGAGCTGGTAAAGCCGGAACAGCTTGTGCGCGATCCCAAGTCCACCGAGACGTACGGCAAATTCGTCTGTGAGCCGTTGGAGCGTGGCTTTGCCACCACCATCGGCAATGCCCTCAGACGGGTGCTGCTCTCCTCTTTGCAGGGGGCAGGCATTGTCGCCGCTCGGATCGAAGGGGTGCAGCACGAGTTCACCACCATCGAGGGCGTGATGGAGGATGTGACGGAAGTCGTCCTCAACCTCAAGTCCGTCCGTCTGGCCATGCGTACCGACGAGCCGCAAATTCTGGTGCTTGAGGCCGACAAAAAAGGCCCGGTAACCGCATCCATGATCGCGGAAAACCAGAATGTGCAGGTTCTCAGCAAAGATCAGCTCATTGCCACCCTCTCCGAGGACAAGTCCTTGAAGATGGAACTGGAAGTGCGCATGGGCAAAGGATATGTCCCGGCTGAACTGCACGAAGGACTCACCGAGGACATCGGGCTGATCACCATGGACGCCAGCTACTCCCCCGTGCGTAAAGTCGCGTACACTGTGGAGCAGGCTCGCGTCGGCCAGATGACCAACTACGATAAGCTCATTCTTGAGGTGTGGACGGATGGTTCCGTGTCCCCTGAGGATGCCGTGGCCTACAGCGCGAAGATCCTCAAGGACCAGCTTTCCGTTTTCATCAACTTTGACGAAATGTCCTCGGCCCAGCAGCCTGACGACGAAGATACCGTCAACCTGAACCCCAACCTGTTCAAAAGCATCGACGAGCTGGAACTTTCGGTCCGGGCGACCAACTGCCTCAAGGCCGCCAATATCCAGCTGGTCGGCGAATTGGTGCAGCGCAGTGAGCAGCAGATGCTCAAGACCAAGAACTTTGGTCGCAAGTCGCTGGACGAAATTCGTCGCGTGCTCGACAGCATGGGACTCAAGTTCGGCATGGTCATCGAGGACTTCGATAAGAAACAGCAGGAATGGCTGAAGAGGAAAGAGAAAAATGAGGCATAA
- the rplQ gene encoding 50S ribosomal protein L17: MRHKKSGRKLNRTNAHRKALMRNMARALLTHERIRTTEAKAKELRKVVDGLVTLALRDDLHSRRQAYKTLNNHQLVQRLFDEIAPRFKEAKGGYTRILKLAMPRRGDCAPMCVIELAREGEAVEEKAAEA, encoded by the coding sequence ATGAGGCATAAAAAGTCCGGAAGAAAACTGAACCGCACCAATGCCCATCGTAAGGCCTTGATGCGGAACATGGCTCGGGCGCTGCTTACCCACGAGCGCATCCGTACCACTGAGGCCAAGGCCAAGGAACTGCGCAAGGTCGTGGATGGCCTTGTGACCCTGGCCCTCCGTGATGACCTCCATTCCCGTCGCCAGGCGTACAAGACCCTGAATAACCATCAGCTGGTCCAGCGTCTGTTTGACGAGATCGCCCCTCGCTTCAAAGAAGCCAAGGGCGGATATACGCGTATCCTTAAGCTTGCCATGCCGCGTCGTGGCGATTGCGCGCCCATGTGCGTGATCGAACTCGCTCGCGAAGGCGAAGCTGTCGAGGAAAAGGCTGCCGAGGCCTAG
- the mqnE gene encoding aminofutalosine synthase MqnE: MPDCKRFQNLGLATIRDKVMAGERLSREDGEMLFACPDPLAVGKLAHHVRTRMHGDTAFYVANRHVNHTNVCVNGCTFCAYQRETEGQQGAFRLSIQDVLDKLDAAPSAPREIHVVGGCHPTLSLTYFESLLAALQARWPEAVLKCFTAVEIAHFAKLEGISTRETLARLKGVGLNMLPGGGAEIFAPEIREQICPRKSDAEEWLRIHGEAHDLGIKTNCTMLFGHIESIAHRLDHLDQLRQLQDRTGGFVCFIPLPFLTENSKLHVPQPLTGLDELRTIAVSRLMLDNIPHIKAYWVMLTVKQAQTALFWGADDFDGTVVEEKIGHEAGATSQQGLTRSELNAMLRGCGLSPLERDSFFNPVAPRD, from the coding sequence ATGCCTGACTGTAAACGATTTCAAAATCTGGGCCTCGCGACCATCCGCGACAAAGTCATGGCCGGAGAACGGCTGAGCCGGGAAGACGGAGAAATGCTATTCGCCTGCCCCGACCCTTTGGCCGTGGGCAAGCTGGCGCATCACGTCCGCACCCGCATGCATGGGGACACGGCCTTTTACGTGGCCAACCGCCATGTGAACCACACCAATGTGTGTGTTAACGGCTGTACTTTTTGCGCTTATCAACGGGAAACCGAAGGGCAACAGGGCGCATTCCGCTTGAGCATTCAGGATGTACTCGACAAGCTGGACGCCGCGCCTTCCGCTCCCAGGGAAATCCATGTGGTTGGCGGATGCCATCCGACCCTGTCCCTGACATATTTCGAATCGCTCCTGGCGGCACTGCAGGCACGGTGGCCCGAAGCCGTGCTCAAGTGCTTCACGGCCGTGGAAATAGCGCACTTCGCCAAACTGGAAGGTATTTCCACTCGCGAGACTCTGGCCCGACTCAAGGGGGTCGGGTTGAACATGCTCCCTGGCGGCGGAGCGGAAATCTTCGCACCCGAGATCCGGGAACAAATCTGCCCGCGCAAAAGTGATGCGGAAGAATGGCTGCGCATTCACGGAGAAGCGCACGACCTGGGCATCAAGACCAATTGCACCATGCTCTTCGGCCACATCGAGTCCATTGCTCACCGGCTGGACCATCTTGATCAACTCCGACAACTTCAGGACCGCACCGGCGGATTCGTCTGTTTCATCCCACTGCCCTTCCTCACCGAAAACAGCAAACTCCATGTGCCTCAACCGCTCACCGGGCTGGATGAATTGCGAACCATTGCCGTCAGCAGGCTGATGCTGGACAACATCCCCCACATCAAGGCCTACTGGGTAATGCTTACGGTGAAGCAGGCGCAAACCGCGTTGTTCTGGGGAGCGGACGACTTCGACGGAACCGTGGTGGAAGAAAAGATAGGTCACGAAGCCGGTGCCACCTCCCAACAGGGGCTGACCCGGTCCGAATTGAACGCCATGTTGCGCGGCTGTGGCCTTTCGCCGCTCGAACGCGACTCCTTTTTCAACCCCGTAGCCCCACGCGACTAA
- the mqnC gene encoding cyclic dehypoxanthinyl futalosine synthase, which yields MQTLLNTIREGKRLDRDQALHLYRHADLHDLGELAHDIRLAKHPEPVVTYVADRNINYSNICSCGCRFCAFFKAPGQAGGYVIEHDELAEKIEETLALGGTQILMQGGHHPELPFSFYEELLQFIGSNYPSIHVHAFSPPEIFYFSKLYNMNVATIIERLRRAGLHSIPGGGAEILVNSVREQVSPNKCTADEWLAVMEEAHNQGLRTTATMMFGHEESVEDRIDHLLAIRDLQDRTRGFTAFIPWTFQPENTNIAARPATAPEYLRLLALSRIVLDNVENLQVSWVTMGPKIAQLALYFGGNDFGSLMIEENVVKAAGVSFRLTRQEINRLIKRAGFRPVQRNMVYQPVEQPA from the coding sequence ATGCAGACACTTTTGAACACCATCCGCGAGGGTAAACGGCTTGACCGGGATCAAGCGCTGCACCTCTATCGCCATGCCGACTTGCACGACCTGGGAGAACTGGCCCATGACATTCGGCTGGCCAAGCACCCCGAACCGGTGGTCACGTATGTGGCCGACAGAAACATCAACTATTCCAACATTTGTTCCTGCGGCTGCCGCTTTTGCGCATTTTTCAAAGCCCCGGGACAAGCGGGCGGCTATGTTATTGAACATGACGAACTTGCAGAAAAAATAGAAGAAACCCTGGCATTGGGCGGAACGCAAATTCTGATGCAGGGTGGCCACCATCCCGAGCTGCCCTTTTCCTTTTATGAGGAGCTGCTCCAATTCATTGGATCAAACTATCCGTCCATTCATGTGCATGCCTTTTCCCCGCCGGAAATATTCTACTTTTCCAAACTATACAACATGAACGTTGCCACGATCATTGAACGGCTCCGTCGTGCCGGACTCCACTCCATTCCCGGTGGCGGAGCGGAAATCCTGGTCAACTCGGTGCGGGAACAGGTCTCCCCCAACAAATGCACTGCCGATGAATGGCTGGCCGTCATGGAGGAGGCGCACAATCAAGGACTCCGGACCACGGCAACCATGATGTTCGGGCATGAGGAGTCCGTGGAGGACCGTATCGACCACCTCTTGGCCATTCGCGACCTGCAGGACCGGACCCGAGGATTCACCGCCTTTATCCCCTGGACGTTCCAACCCGAAAACACGAACATTGCCGCACGTCCGGCTACGGCTCCAGAATACCTGCGCTTGCTGGCTCTGTCCCGCATCGTGTTGGACAATGTGGAGAACCTCCAGGTCTCCTGGGTCACCATGGGGCCAAAAATCGCCCAGCTTGCCCTGTATTTCGGTGGAAACGACTTTGGGTCACTCATGATCGAAGAAAACGTGGTCAAAGCCGCAGGCGTGTCTTTCCGGCTTACTCGGCAGGAAATCAACCGGCTCATTAAACGGGCCGGATTCCGCCCTGTGCAACGAAACATGGTCTACCAACCTGTGGAGCAACCCGCATGA
- a CDS encoding TetR/AcrR family transcriptional regulator — protein sequence MRSKTFDNLAPDKQDRILDAAVDEFANHGFHQASVNRMVGRLGIAKGSLFKYFGSKEGLFQQVFEHAVNMLKGPLKTARSAEGDTFDRLRLSLAAGLDFVRAHPRLYRIYLKVLFQENIPFREPFLRQVRGYSAKFLRPLLEDGVAKGELRADLDLDMAIFLIDGLFDRLLQSLTVPEMHPTLYDIPDQNAQQRMDQLMDFIRRALAAHTGDTNA from the coding sequence ATGCGCAGCAAAACCTTCGACAATCTCGCTCCCGATAAGCAGGACCGCATCCTGGATGCCGCCGTGGATGAATTCGCCAATCACGGCTTCCACCAAGCCAGCGTAAACCGTATGGTCGGCAGGCTCGGCATCGCCAAAGGCTCTCTCTTTAAATACTTCGGCTCCAAGGAAGGCTTGTTTCAGCAGGTGTTTGAACACGCCGTCAACATGCTCAAAGGCCCGCTTAAGACCGCACGAAGTGCCGAAGGGGATACCTTTGACCGGCTTCGCCTCAGTCTTGCGGCCGGACTGGATTTTGTTCGCGCCCACCCCCGATTGTATCGAATCTACCTGAAAGTGCTCTTTCAGGAAAATATTCCCTTTCGCGAACCGTTTCTTCGCCAGGTTCGCGGCTATTCCGCCAAATTTCTGCGCCCCCTGCTGGAAGACGGCGTTGCCAAGGGCGAATTGCGGGCGGACCTGGATCTGGACATGGCCATCTTCCTCATTGACGGTCTTTTTGACCGCCTCCTGCAATCCCTGACCGTACCCGAAATGCATCCGACGCTGTACGATATTCCCGACCAGAATGCACAACAGCGCATGGATCAACTCATGGATTTCATCCGCCGTGCACTCGCGGCCCACACTGGAGACACCAATGCCTGA